CGATCGCGCCGCTCGCGAGCCTGACGGCGCAGGTGGCGGGCAGCGGCTGGGACGTCGTGACGGTGGTCCCGCCCGGCGTCTCGCCGCACGTGTTCGAGCCTGGCCCACGCGACGTGAAACGCCTCGCGAAGGCCCGTCTCGTCGTGACGGTCGGTGCGGGGTACGACGACTGGGCGGCCCGGCTCGTGGCGGCCTGCGCCGCGCGGGCCGTCATCCACGACGCCGGGGCGAGCGTCGGAGTCCTGGCGGACGCAGGACCGGAGGGGAAGCACGACCACGACGGTGAAATCGGCCGCGATCCGCATTGGTACCTCTCGCCGCGCCGCGCGGCCGCGGCTCTCGCCCCCCTCGCCGAAGCGTTCGCCCGGATCGACCCGCCCGGTGCGGAGGGCTACCGTGCCCGCGCCGCCGGGGCGGCCCGGTCGCTCGAGGCGCTCGACGCCGAGATCGCGGCGATGCTCGCGCCGCTGCGAGGGCGATCGGTCGTGTCCACGCACAACTCCTGGACGTACTTCCTGGCCGACTACGGGCTCGTGAACGGCGGCTCCGTCGAGCCGGTGCCCGGGCGCGAGCCCACCCCGCGGCAGCTGCGCGACCTCGTCGACCT
The window above is part of the Acidobacteriota bacterium genome. Proteins encoded here:
- a CDS encoding zinc ABC transporter substrate-binding protein codes for the protein MQSRCMKGVALLACSIAAGAAGAAAAEPRPVAAATIAPLASLTAQVAGSGWDVVTVVPPGVSPHVFEPGPRDVKRLAKARLVVTVGAGYDDWAARLVAACAARAVIHDAGASVGVLADAGPEGKHDHDGEIGRDPHWYLSPRRAAAALAPLAEAFARIDPPGAEGYRARAAGAARSLEALDAEIAAMLAPLRGRSVVSTHNSWTYFLADYGLVNGGSVEPVPGREPTPRQLRDLVDLVRARRIPALFTEPQFPPSAARVVSRDAGIPLVLADAQGGVPGRETYAELLRFNARAFREGLR